Proteins encoded by one window of Listeria cossartiae subsp. cossartiae:
- a CDS encoding PepSY domain-containing protein: MYKKLVTVGVAVLLVGALSACGSNDDKDTSSNNSSKETTSSKSDNNDNLQNKSFDMSYEDAINAFKDKHSDAEISSVELERNLGKYVYKVDGISNDNEYEMKFNAETKEQLSDETDKLDREDAGGVEKENEKLSLDGIKTPKEAMDKAVTEQAGDVTSWKIERELDTTYYEVTVKQDNKKYEIKLNAKTLDVLQTEQDD, translated from the coding sequence ATGTATAAAAAATTGGTAACGGTAGGAGTAGCGGTATTATTAGTGGGTGCGCTATCGGCATGCGGCTCGAATGATGACAAGGATACATCATCAAACAACAGCAGCAAAGAAACTACTAGTAGCAAGAGCGACAATAACGACAACCTGCAAAATAAAAGCTTCGATATGAGCTACGAAGACGCGATAAATGCATTCAAAGACAAACATAGCGATGCAGAAATATCTAGCGTTGAATTAGAGAGAAACTTGGGAAAATACGTGTACAAAGTTGATGGGATTTCAAATGACAATGAGTACGAAATGAAATTCAATGCCGAAACAAAAGAACAGCTAAGCGATGAAACAGACAAACTTGACCGAGAAGATGCTGGCGGAGTAGAGAAAGAAAATGAAAAACTCAGCTTAGATGGGATTAAAACACCAAAAGAAGCGATGGATAAGGCTGTAACTGAGCAAGCTGGTGACGTAACAAGTTGGAAAATAGAGCGAGAATTAGATACAACTTATTATGAAGTGACCGTAAAACAAGATAATAAAAAATACGAAATCAAGCTAAATGCAAAAACTTTAGACGTACTTCAAACAGAACAAGATGATTAA
- the rpsR gene encoding 30S ribosomal protein S18 produces MAGGRRGGRRRKKVCYFTSNGITHIDYKDVELLKKFVSERGKILPRRVTGTSAKYQRKLTVAIKRSRQMALLPFVAEEK; encoded by the coding sequence ATGGCTGGAGGACGCAGAGGCGGACGCCGTCGGAAAAAAGTATGTTACTTTACTTCCAATGGTATTACGCATATCGACTATAAAGATGTAGAACTTCTTAAAAAATTCGTTTCCGAACGTGGTAAAATTTTACCTCGTCGTGTAACTGGAACAAGCGCTAAATATCAACGTAAACTTACTGTTGCTATCAAACGCTCACGCCAAATGGCATTACTACCATTTGTTGCTGAAGAAAAATAA
- the ssb gene encoding single-stranded DNA-binding protein, whose amino-acid sequence MMNRVVLVGRLTKDPELRYTPAGVAVATFTLAVNRTFTNQQGEREADFINCVVWRKPAENVANFLKKGSMAGVDGRVQTRNYEGNDGKRVYVTEIVAESVQFLEPRNSNGGGGNNYQSGNNNNNYNNGGNNFGQAPTNNGGFGQDQQQSQNQNYQSTNNDPFASDGKPIDISDDDLPF is encoded by the coding sequence ATGATGAATCGTGTAGTACTTGTAGGACGCTTAACAAAAGATCCTGAATTACGTTACACTCCAGCTGGTGTGGCTGTTGCGACTTTTACATTAGCTGTAAATCGTACGTTCACTAACCAACAAGGAGAACGAGAAGCTGACTTTATTAATTGTGTTGTTTGGCGTAAACCGGCAGAAAACGTTGCTAATTTCCTGAAGAAGGGAAGCATGGCAGGCGTTGATGGCCGTGTTCAAACTCGTAATTACGAGGGGAACGACGGTAAACGTGTTTATGTGACAGAAATTGTAGCGGAGAGCGTTCAATTCCTTGAACCGCGTAATTCTAATGGCGGTGGCGGAAATAACTATCAAAGTGGCAATAACAACAATAATTATAATAACGGTGGAAATAACTTCGGACAAGCACCTACAAATAACGGTGGATTCGGACAGGACCAGCAACAATCTCAAAATCAAAATTATCAATCCACTAACAATGATCCTTTTGCAAGTGATGGTAAGCCAATCGACATTTCTGATGACGATTTGCCATTCTAA
- the rpsF gene encoding 30S ribosomal protein S6 encodes MARKYEIMYIIRPNIEEDEKKAVVERFDGILTENGAEIIESKEWGKRRLAYEINDYRDGFYHIVKLNADKADSINEFDRLAKISDDIIRHMVIKEEA; translated from the coding sequence ATGGCTAGAAAGTACGAAATTATGTACATCATTCGCCCAAACATTGAAGAAGATGAGAAAAAAGCTGTTGTAGAACGCTTTGACGGAATCTTAACTGAAAATGGTGCGGAGATCATCGAATCAAAAGAATGGGGTAAACGTCGCTTAGCATATGAAATCAATGACTATCGTGATGGTTTTTACCACATCGTGAAATTAAACGCTGATAAAGCAGATTCTATCAACGAATTTGACCGTTTAGCAAAAATTTCTGATGATATCATTCGTCACATGGTAATTAAAGAAGAAGCATAA
- the arcA gene encoding arginine deiminase encodes MEKTLNITSEIGKLQTVLVKRPGSELENITPEYLESLLFDDIPYLKMMQKEHDFFVKTMQDSNIEVLYLEKLAAEALRAANNKEAFLTKMIKESNQMDESALYVRDYLMSFDEEEMIRKLMSGLKKSEIPERKKKHLNEMMDEQYPFFLDPLPNLYFTRDPAAVIGNGVTINKMFQPARRRESIFIELILKCHPRFGGHEIPIWSGREEPFSLEGGDELVLNEETILVGVSERTDARAVERLAESLFSRAPKIKRVLAVEIPETRSFMHLDTVFTMVNFAQFTIHPAIQNQQGELNVYILEKSEHGLEITPRRDFKRVIAEVLGEPEVEFIPCGGEDVIVSAREQWNDGANTLAIAPGEVITYDRNHVSNNLLRSAGIKVHEVISSELSRGRGGPRCMTMPLVRENL; translated from the coding sequence ATGGAAAAAACATTGAACATTACATCCGAAATTGGCAAACTCCAAACAGTACTTGTAAAAAGACCGGGTTCTGAACTCGAAAATATCACACCTGAGTATTTAGAATCTTTATTATTCGACGATATCCCTTACTTGAAAATGATGCAAAAAGAACATGACTTTTTTGTCAAAACGATGCAAGACTCGAACATTGAAGTGCTTTACCTAGAAAAATTAGCAGCAGAGGCATTGCGAGCAGCTAATAATAAAGAAGCCTTTTTAACAAAAATGATCAAAGAATCCAATCAAATGGACGAAAGCGCGCTATATGTACGAGATTATTTGATGTCCTTTGATGAGGAAGAAATGATTCGGAAACTGATGTCTGGTTTGAAAAAATCAGAAATCCCAGAACGGAAAAAGAAACATTTAAATGAAATGATGGACGAACAATATCCATTTTTCCTAGATCCGTTACCTAATTTGTATTTCACCCGAGATCCGGCAGCGGTTATTGGGAATGGCGTGACGATTAATAAAATGTTCCAGCCAGCTAGAAGGCGAGAGTCTATTTTTATTGAGCTTATTTTAAAATGTCATCCGCGTTTCGGTGGACACGAAATCCCGATATGGTCAGGTCGCGAAGAGCCGTTTTCTTTAGAAGGTGGAGACGAATTAGTTCTAAATGAGGAAACTATCCTTGTTGGCGTATCTGAGCGGACGGATGCACGAGCGGTCGAGCGTCTTGCGGAAAGTTTATTTAGTCGCGCTCCGAAAATCAAGCGAGTATTAGCAGTTGAAATTCCGGAAACAAGATCATTTATGCATTTGGATACGGTTTTCACCATGGTTAATTTTGCGCAGTTCACGATTCACCCAGCTATTCAAAATCAACAAGGGGAGCTTAATGTTTATATTTTAGAAAAAAGTGAGCATGGGCTAGAAATTACGCCGCGTCGAGATTTTAAGCGAGTGATTGCGGAAGTTTTAGGTGAGCCGGAAGTGGAGTTTATTCCTTGTGGCGGGGAAGATGTGATTGTTTCAGCGCGAGAACAGTGGAATGACGGGGCAAATACGCTGGCAATTGCGCCTGGGGAAGTAATTACATATGATCGAAATCATGTCTCTAATAACCTTTTAAGAAGCGCTGGTATTAAGGTTCATGAAGTGATTAGTTCGGAGCTTTCTAGGGGACGTGGTGGACCTAGATGTATGACAATGCCGCTTGTTAGAGAAAATTTATAA
- a CDS encoding DedA family protein, translated as MDFITYIIDFILHIDQHLVEIINNFGIWTYIILFLIVFIETGLVVFPFLPGDSLLFAAGALSVLDGSILHIVPLIITLWLAAVLGDTVNYHIGKKIGTSIPEDSWFGKLINKEKMEKAEAFFNKHGGKTIFIARFMPFIRTFAPFVAGASRMNYRYFLNYNILGATVWVLLCTLAGYFFGNFPIVKDNFSLVVIGIIVVSVIPMVVSFIKSKMDKKSAE; from the coding sequence GTGGATTTTATTACCTACATCATTGATTTTATTTTACACATTGACCAACATTTAGTGGAGATTATAAATAATTTTGGGATTTGGACTTACATCATTTTGTTCTTGATTGTTTTTATAGAAACTGGATTGGTAGTATTTCCGTTTTTACCAGGAGATTCATTACTTTTTGCGGCCGGAGCGTTGTCTGTATTAGATGGTTCAATTTTACATATTGTTCCGCTAATCATCACATTATGGTTAGCAGCAGTTCTAGGTGACACAGTGAACTACCATATCGGTAAAAAAATCGGTACATCGATACCGGAAGATAGCTGGTTTGGAAAACTAATAAATAAAGAAAAAATGGAAAAAGCAGAAGCATTCTTCAATAAACATGGCGGAAAAACCATTTTTATTGCTAGATTTATGCCGTTCATCCGTACATTTGCCCCGTTCGTGGCTGGAGCAAGTCGCATGAATTATCGCTATTTCTTAAATTACAATATTTTAGGAGCAACTGTTTGGGTATTACTTTGTACGCTTGCAGGCTACTTCTTCGGGAACTTCCCAATCGTAAAAGACAACTTCTCATTAGTAGTTATCGGAATTATCGTAGTTTCCGTTATCCCAATGGTAGTTTCGTTTATTAAAAGTAAAATGGACAAGAAAAGCGCAGAATAA